One genomic segment of Plasmodium vivax chromosome 9, whole genome shotgun sequence includes these proteins:
- a CDS encoding erythrocyte binding protein 1 (encoded by transcript PVX_092975A), which produces MTLYGFLALVAFSCICKTKRIENPQKEFMDRFDIAKNHVDISWSTNGVLGKGDYKYDIDDEKNEYSKLITKNISGTCPNQNIHGMYKGSCPDYGKTFSMDIYRDEYNEDFLNEVSFGFLNKKLNLSIEIPVQKSGMAMYQGLFKYCPLDENHSLLIKKEQEYDMCFKRIYRHMQSIRSNKKRTLRNKYLHFGWHGLGGRLGSNMNYPLHDYNPSESHVTRKMRFSGLIKNLSDCSIYSHCMGPCFNKDFDNECFRSLPVVFNHKTKECVILGTHEGSRRRNCLSEYTNGFERCFMPIKKETGKEWTYASSFLRPDYEKKCPPRFPLNDTAFGYYNNSTGECKSAAKGDFVSYEMSFKSCIEGLFNYFGRARKTRRKKFLWGIWVLEDSSKKLNSMDDIGMCSILKEKPSCVLKKKNHYSFTNLTANSFDFEQNVTYPHVEEMLVQGNEVGEFEKLVLEKSEKETDLIEMDKKRKKARKEGEEAEQREAYRILEKKRKRKMNEQAGLRKKNLNYVFSMQKSDESTHPNEVDSIFRSKGEPISQMLELNQSSRSYLHNPGARGRGRHQISYVNSQTINNRPASQNEAVVNSRLWTNPQAKFMERFDIPRNHIFIDWKKEGKLGEGNFKYDILSNKTAGTAQSLLVDSYNDICPNHSVPGRAQGSCPNYGKAIIVETLEDKRRDMHFNFQFLNEIHTGYMGKRNGRSIELPYDKSGIAMHHGYPTSCPVNTHEEMLFEKMDDYNYHMCKSSVFSTPFSMKEWDPQSRSIKYYGLYGLGGRLGSNISNYGTYGQTIKRGEKRTSNITLPMKNPGVIKNLFDCSIFSYCLGPCIENTYKNKCFRNLPAYYNHATNECVILGTHEQERTDNCRKEKTDLSKPNCQKLRKTSDSKDWTYVTSFIRPDYEEKCPPRFPLNSKSFGIYDERTGKCRSLVKKKNFIGALNFDACLEYLFRTSPKDFYSSDAGKYWGVWIANESVNKDNMFSVNGECYYVRRKPTCVIHKEDHFSFTSLTTNDIDFYQNLNIEPLEELIGQRNIIGSDKQDDKSNRATARKQLAVDMALNPSDFNISAKHDGSATEEKDIEEEIRVEEARRVEEARRVEEARRVEEARRAEEARKAEDARKAEAARKAEAARRDEADRKAEAARKAEEARKAEDARKADAARRDEADRKAEEARKAEEARKAEAARKAEAARKAEAARKAEAARKAEEARKAEAARKAEADRKAEAARKAEADRKAEAARKAEAARKAEAAKKAEAARKAEAAKKAEEARKAEAAKKAEEARKAEAAKKAEAARKAEAAKKAEEARKAEEARKAEAARKAEDARKAEEARKAEAAKKAEAARKAEAAKKAEAARKAEAAKKAEEARKAEAAKKAEAARKAEDARKAEEARKAEAAKKAEAARKAEAARKAEDARKAEAARKAEAARRDEADRKAEADRKAEAARKAEEARKAEDAKKAEAARKAEAAKKAEAARKAEAAKKAEEARKAEAAKKAEAARKAEAAKKAEEARKAEEARKAEEARKAEAARKAEDARKAEEARKAEEARKAEEARKAEDARRAEEARKAEEARKAEEARRAEEARRAEEFRQEENAKKAEEAKKRVVHESKKTEGSAAKGVTDSSDDNREESKEFPKHKFNINNISGENGNSESNSNTEAYNKENFEEEVEEAKMRKQVDDQNMGSENPNSNNAPRNYESRDDKLDKNEYIKRDAEKTREEIINLSKKNPCTVDVSSDFCDYMMKNISFGNCSDGERKGLCCSISNYCLKYFDYNSNDYYTCANEEFGQKDYKCFRKSKASNAAYFAGAGIVLILLLVIASKATLGKWFEEATFDEFDEDYEKVHTFAMICNGSSKAKEQTQKAEPSDFSGHMSDK; this is translated from the exons ATGACGCTGTACGGCTTTTTAGCCCTTGTGGCATTCTCTTGCATTTGCAAAACGAAGCGTATAGAAAATCCGCAGAAGGAGTTTATGGACAGATTTGACATAGCCAAGAATCACGTAGACATAAGTTGGTCTACAAATGGTGTGTTAGGAAAAGGGGACTATAAATACGATATAG aTGATGAAAAGAATGAATACTCTAAGCTTATCACAAAGAATATATCAGGAACCTGCCCCAACCAGAACATCCACGGAATGTACAAGGGTAGCTGTCCCGATTATGGGAAAACATTCTCAATGGATATATACAGAGATGAGTATAATgaagattttttaaatgaagtTAGTTTCGGTTTTTTGAACAAGAAATTGAATCTTTCAATAGAAATTCCAGTGCAGAAAAGTGGGATGGCCATGTACCAAGGCCTCTTCAAGTACTGTCCTTTGGACGAAAATCATAGTTTGCtgataaaaaaggaacaagaATATGATATGTGTTTTAAACGAATTTACAGACATATGCAATCCATTAGAAGCAATAAAAAACGTACGTTgaggaataaatatttacacttTGGATGGCACGGATTAGGAGGTCGATTAGGTTCCAACATGAATTACCCTCTACATGATTATAATCCGTCGGAAAGTCATGTGACTAGAAAAATGAGATTCTCCGgtttgataaaaaatttgtccGATTGTTCTATTTATTCCCATTGTATGGGTCCATGTTTTAACAAAGATTTTGATAACGAATGTTTTCGCAGTTTACCTGTCGTTTTTAACCACAAAACGAAGGAGTGTGTTATCCTAGGAACACATGAAGGAAgtagaagaagaaattgCCTGTCTGAATATACAAATGGTTTTGAGAGGTGTTTTATGccaataaaaaaggaaacaggGAAAGAATGGACCTACGCATCGTCATTTTTGCGTCCAGATTATGAGAAGAAATGCCCTCCAAGATTTCCATTAAATGATACAGCATTTGGCTACTACAACAATAGCACTGGTGAATGCAAATCAGCTGCAAAAGGTGATTTTGTGAGTTATGAAATGTCTTTCAAAAGTTGTATTGAAGGACTATTCAATTATTTTGGGAGGGCTAGAAAAActcgcagaaaaaaattcctatGGGGGATTTGGGTTTTGGAAGATagttccaaaaaattaaattccaTGGATGACATTGGAATGtgttccattttgaaggagaAACCCAGTTGTGtcttgaaaaagaaaaaccacTATTCCTTTACGAACCTGACGGCGAATTCTTTTGATTTCGAGCAAAATGTAACGTATCCACACGTGGAGGAGATGCTTGTGCAGGGCAATGAAGTGGGTGAATTTGAAAAACTCGTACtggaaaaaagcgaaaaggaaacagATTTAATCGAAATGgataaaaagaggaaaaaagcgCGAaaggaaggtgaagaagcagaacaGAGAGAAGCATATcgaattttggaaaagaagaggaaaagaaaaatgaatgaacAGGCAGGATTAAGGAAGAAGAATCTTAATTATGTGTTTTCCATGCAAAAGAGTGACGAGTCAACACATCCAAATGAAGTCGATTCTATTTTTAGAAGCAAGGGTGAACCTATAAGTCAAATGCTTGAACTGAACCAGTCTTCCAGAAGCTATTTGCACAATCCAGGTGCTCGTGGTAGGGGAAGACACCAAATTTCGTATGTGAACTCCCAGACAATAAATAACAGGCCAGCTTCTCAGAATGAAGCAGTTGTCAATTCCAGATTGTGGACAAATCCTCAAGCTAAATTTATGGAAAGATTCGATATTCCAAGAAATCACATTTTTATCGAttggaaaaaggaaggaaaattGGGAGAGGGTAATTTCAAGTATGATATTTTATCGAATAAAACTGCTGGTACCGCTCAGTCATTATTAGTTGATAGTTATAATGACATTTGTCCAAATCATTCAGTTCCAGGAAGGGCACAAGGAAGTTGCCCTAACTATGGAAAAGCTATCATTGTTGAAACACTTGAAGATAAACGTAGAGATAtgcattttaatttccaatttttaaatgaaatacaTACTGGGTATatgggaaaaagaaacggaCGCAGTATCGAACTTCCATACGATAAAAGTGGAATAGCTATGCATCATGGTTATCCAACATCGTGTCCAGTAAATACGCATGAAGAAATGTTGttcgaaaaaatggatgatTACAATTATCATATGTGCAAGTCTTCCGTGTTTTCAACTCCGTTCTCCATGAAGGAATGGGATCCCCAAAGCCGTTCAATTAAGTATTATGGCCTTTACGGTTTGGGTGGTCGACTAGGTTCGAATATTTCAAATTATGGAACATATGGACAAACTATAAAAAGAGGTGAAAAGCGTACGAGCAACATAACGCTACCAATGAAGAACCCAGGGGTGATAAAAAACTTGTTCGATTGCTCTATATTTTCCTACTGTTTAGGACCTTGTATTGAAAACacgtacaaaaataaatgcttCCGAAATTTACCAGCTTATTATAATCACGCAACAAATGAATGTGTCATACTTGGTACCCATGAACAGGAAAGAACCGATAACtgcagaaaggaaaaaactgaCTTAAGCAAACCCAACTGCCAGAAGCTTAGAAAAACCTCAGATTCGAAGGATTGGACATATGTTACATCATTTATTAGGCCTgattatgaagaaaaatgccCACCTAGATTTCCTCTCAATTCCAAAAGTTTTGGGATCTACGATGAACGAACAGGAAAATGCAGAAGTCtcgtcaaaaaaaagaatttcatTGGTGCTCTAAATTTCGACGCCTGTTTAGAGTATTTGTTTAGAACCTCTCCAAAAGATTTTTACAGTAGTGATGCTGGCAAATACTGGGGGGTTTGGATTGCAAACGAGTCGGTTAATAAAGATAATATGTTTAGTGTTAATGGGGAATGCTACTATGTACGTCGAAAACCAACTTGCGTCATCCACAAAGAGGACCATTTTTCATTCACATCTCTCACGACAAATGACATTGATTTTTATCAAAACCTTAACATAGAACCTCTGGAAGAATTGATCGGGCAGAGAAATATAATTGGTTCAGATAAACAGGATGACAAAAGTAACAGGGCTACGGCTAGGAAGCAGCTGGCGGTAGACATGGCGCTAAATCCATCAGATTTTAACATCAGTGCTAAGCATGACGGTAGTGCAACAGAGGAGAAGGAtattgaagaagaaatacgGGTAGAGGAAGCAAGACGGGTGGAGGAAGCAAGACGGGTGGAGGAAGCAAGACGGGTAGAGGAAGCAAGAAGGGCAGAGGAAGCAAGAAAGGCGGAAGATGCTAGAAAGGCAGAGGCGGCTAGAAAGGCAGAGGCGGCTAGAAGGGATGAAGCAGATAGAAAGGCTGAGGCAGCTAGAAAGGCGGAAGAGGCAAGAAAGGCGGAAGATGCTAGAAAGGCAGACGCGGCTAGAAGGGATGAAGCAGATAGAAAGGCGGAAGAGGCAAGAAAGGCGGAAGAGGCAAGAAAGGCTGAAGCGGCTAGAAAGGCAGAGGCAGCTAGAAAGGCAGAGGCAGCTAGAAAGGCAGAAGCGGCTAGAAAGGCGGAAGAGGCTAGAAAGGCTGAAGCGGCTAGAAAGGCTGAAGCAGATAGAAAGGCAGAGGCAGCTAGAAAGGCTGAAGCAGATAGAAAGGCAGAGGCAGCTAGAAAGGCAGAAGCAGCAAGGAAGGCAGAGGCAGCTAAAAAGGCTGAAGCAGCAAGGAAGGCAGAGGCAGCTAAAAAGGCTGAAGAGGCTAGGAAGGCAGAGGCAGCTAAAAAGGCTGAAGAGGCTAGGAAGGCAGAGGCAGCTAAAAAGGCTGAAGCAGCAAGGAAGGCAGAGGCAGCTAAAAAGGCTGAAGAGGCTAGGAAGGCGGAAGAGGCAAGGAAAGCTGAAGCTGCTAGGAAGGCAGAGGATGCTAGAAAGGCTGAAGAGGCAAGGAAAGCTGAAGCAGCTAAAAAGGCTGAAGCAGCAAGGAAGGCTGAAGCAGCTAAAAAGGCTGAAGCAGCAAGGAAGGCAGAGGCAGCTAAAAAGGCTGAAGAGGCTAGGAAGGCAGAGGCAGCTAAAAAGGCTGAAGCTGCTAGGAAGGCAGAGGATGCTAGAAAGGCTGAAGAGGCAAGGAAAGCTGAAGCAGCTAAAAAGGCTGAAGCAGCAAGGAAGGCTGAAGCAGCAAGGAAGGCAGAGGATGCTAGAAAGGCAGAGGCGGCTAGAAAGGCAGAGGCGGCTAGAAGGGATGAAGCAGATAGAAAGGCTGAGGCAGATAGAAAGGCTGAGGCAGCTAGAAAGGCGGAAGAGGCAAGAAAGGCGGAAGATGCTAAAAAGGCTGAAGCAGCAAGGAAGGCAGAGGCAGCTAAAAAGGCTGAAGCAGCAAGGAAGGCAGAGGCAGCTAAAAAGGCTGAAGAGGCAAGGAAAGCTGAAGCAGCTAAAAAGGCTGAAGCAGCAAGGAAGGCAGAGGCAGCTAAAAAGGCTGAAGAGGCTAGGAAGGCGGAAGAGGCTAGGAAGGCGGAAGAGGCAAGGAAAGCTGAAGCTGCTAGGAAGGCAGAGGATGCTAGAAAGGCTGAAGAAGCTAGAAAGGCTGAGGAAGCTAGAAAGGCTGAGGAAGCTAGAAAGGCTGAGGATGCTAGAAGGGCTGAAGAAGCTAGAAAGGCTGAGGAAGCTAGAAAGGCTGAGGAAGCTAGAAGGGCTGAAGAAGCTAGAAGGGCTGAGGAGTTTAGACAGGAGGAAAATGCTAAAAAGGCGGAAGAGGCAAAGAAAAGAGTCGTGCATGAAAGTAAGAAGACTGAGGGTTCCGCGGCGAAGGGAGTTACTGATTCATCTGATGACAACAGGGAAGAGTCAAAGGAGTTTCCAAAGCATAAGttcaatataaataatatttctgGTGAAAATGGAAATTCTGAAAGTAATTCGAATACAGAAGcatataataaagaaaatttcgaagaggaagttgaagaagcgaaaatgagaaagcaGGTTGACGATCAGAATATGGGGTCCGAAAATCCAAACAGTAATAATGCACCAAGAAATTATGAATCCAGAGATGATAAATTAGATAAGAATGAGTATATAAAGAGAGATGCTGAAAAAACGCGGGAGGAGATAATAAACTTATCCAAAAAAAACCCGTGTACTGTTGACGTTTCTTCAGACTTTTGCGattatatgatgaaaaaCATATCTTTTGGTAATTGCTCTGATGGAGAGAGAAAGGGACTGTGTTGTTCAATTTCAAATTATTGTTTAAAGTATTTTGATTATAATTCAAACGATTATTATACCTGTGCGAATGAAGAATTTGGCCAAAAGGATTACAAATGCTTTCGGAAGAGCAAAGCTTCAA acGCGGCTTATTTTGCTGGGGCAGGAATAGTGTTGATACTCCTGCTTGTCATCGCTTCAAAAGCTACTCTGGGCAAAtg
- a CDS encoding hypothetical protein, conserved (encoded by transcript PVX_092970A): protein MLNRTRRIFFSTVKSSNLYLTISSSSESIFRNQVIKRASFPGIEGYFTVTNNHSPLVTLLRNGIITVEFDEKEKKQFFISDGIFIYKKSNDNSSSNNAEIVGVEIVPLEYLDKNKTVKVLQQMCAVNDATDDKWRKIKTMLG from the exons atgttGAACAGAACGCGGAGGATTTTTTTCAGCACAGTGAAAAGCAGCAACTTGTACCTAACCATATCTTCGTCCAGCGAATCCATATTCAGAAATCAAGTAATTAAAAGGGCTTCTTTTCCAG gaATTGAAGGATATTTCACCGTAACAAATAACCACAGCCCGCTAGTTACGCTATTAAGAAATGGAATAATTACTGTCGAATTTgacgagaaggaaaagaagcagttttttatatcagatggcatatttatatataaaaaaagtaatgacaacagcagcagcaacaatGCTGAAATTGTGGGGGTTGAAATTGTGCCCCTCGAATATTTagacaaaaataaaacagttAAGGTTTTGCAGCAGATGTGCGCAGTAAATGATGCTACCGATGACAAGTGGAGAAAAATCAAGACCATGTTGGGGTAA
- a CDS encoding farnesyltransferase beta subunit, putative (encoded by transcript PVX_092960A): MNRERTSAASEKEPTPKMNGGDTYMLRCNKKKHLAALLFELTKYEKKKEDFKPDFENDEFYNQIENLIQLLFNYIFNLSKESYADCKDDIPQGCYHSSSSEKLSDILTNSSEDDEELSNFFPLKEAHAQGDTTHVDNGEEDKLECVEPKGGGSNANKSSGATPSSYSSDSPSTDDNTNRLTSVPLKKDRPSRTSLQKQNPQKESPHERNNNHMSEHFFNFNLKCNQNTETLKEKKKVEEQILSIYYKTFSSNIIDMLLNSPTVEISDIILFFLFDDVGSIDDISSFFTKGHYTFEMVHTYIQKRKCSRAGTASSKASYKQTRADNPSHFEKKHQTDDTKSACMRGKGQEGHAQSSAEKTEKGQNKEKPCPPVDAKIEVGTPCLNEELPSTNTSAQKATTDDSTDGANGENEEGKKIAHYLSEVLPENIAHYLSEVFPEEGAEDVNLPQAGNHPRDAAKLRKALIKGDTLIVENIPFQLNKSSVLLNKFISVLNVHLEKQKHFKFCTDIFFVKNLRLSFLEASKPWIFYWCIHTIYILHNDFEIEQKLGKTTFCYIKQCVFVYLNKIKNENGAFGGGLNQYTHIATTYAAVCVFIYLHDEENNFLSFLDKQKLHSYILKLKCKDGSFRLHKNGEIDMRGTYCAIAVCSMCHILTNEVKKNVEKYILSCQNYEGGFTSEKFQESHGGYTYCALATLCILGKVQKVNMNKLVHWLINKQGNLEGAFMGRTNKLVDACYSFWIGAIFFLINEMHILKHFLQSCKKGNKKKHNHGRDQIVDNTDFPNFNEPSKCEKTNVMGSSSNGAKGEHLPTDTADNHQTGNKAKGSHHSDCFEASSKSGHMGGKNPPMTTQMRKEQNNFENYKNKFLQKKVMFNMNFLKLYLLVCSQSNKGGMKDKPMEKVDYYHTCYALSGLSIIENYMSSHTPDDETYNTDHRNHLNKIHILYNITVSKVYKSYTYFSPSFPLSENKINPRIFKTSSSSTMQGEKKNNFLFNCLKSLKSTLVPSFQVARCDAPKMWRLAMGGVDPATPQAESLINFHNHTVTYMVFIMFTVLMSLKR, encoded by the exons atgaacagagaACGAACAAGCGCAGCAAGCGAAAAAGAGCCCACGCCGAAGATGAATGGTGGTGACACCTACATGCTAAGgtgcaacaaaaaaaaacacctagCAGCGCTACTATTCGAGTTaacaaaatatgaaaaaaaaaaagaggactTCAAGCCAGATTTTGAAAACGATGAATTTTACAACCAAATAGAAAACCTCATACAGTTGCtatttaattacatattCAATTTAAGTAAAGAAAGTTACGCAGACTGTAAGGATGACATCCCGCAGGGGTGCTATCATTCCAGTTCTTCCGAAAAATTAAGCGATATTTTAACGAATTCTAGTGAAGACGATGAAGAACTATCGAACTTTTTCCCACTTAAGGAAGCCCACGCTCAAGGAGACACTACACATGTTGATAATGGCGAGGAGGACAAACTCGAATGTGTAGAGCCAAAAGGAGGGGGCTCGAATGCTAACAAGAGTTCAGGAGCGACCCCCAGCTCATATTCTAGCGACTCGCCCAGCACAGATGACAATACAAACCGTCTCACCAGTGTACCCCTAAAAAAGGACAGACCCAGTAGGACATCTCTCCAAAAACAAAACCCACAAAAAGAATCACCTCACGAAAGAAATAATAACCATATGTCCgaacattttttcaattttaatttaaaatgcaaCCAAAATACAGAAACgctaaaggaaaaaaagaaagtggaAGAACAAATATTAAGCATCTACTATAAGACCTTTTCCTCCAACATCATTGATATGCTTTTAAATAGTCCCACTGTAGAAATTTCagacattattttattcttccttttcgatgACGTTGGGAGTATTGACGATATTAGTTCCTTCTTTACCAAGGGGCATTACACCTTTGAGATGGTACACACATACATTCAGAAGAGAAAATGTAGTCGTGCTGGGACGGCATCAAGTAAGGCATCATATAAACAGACGCGCGCAGACAACCcatcccattttgaaaaaaaacaccaaacGGATGATACTAAAAGTGCGTGCATGAGGGGAAAGGGGCAAGAGGGGCACGCACAGAGTTCAGCGGAAAAAACTGAGAAAGgacaaaataaagagaaaCCATGCCCCCCCGTAGACGCCAAAATCGAGGTAGGAACCCCATGTCTGAACGAAGAATTGCCTTCTACCAACACCAGCGCTCAAAAAGCCACAACCGATGACAGCACAGATGGTGCAAACggggaaaatgaagagggaaaaaagattgCCCACTACTTAAGCGAAGTACTTCCAGAAAACATTGCCCACTACCTAAGCGAAGTCTTCCCAGAAGAAGGCGCAGAAGATGTAAACCTCCCCCAGGCGGGCAACCACCCTCGGGACGCCGCTAAACTAAGAAAGGCTCTCATTAAAGGGGACACATTAATCGTTGAAAATATTCCCTTCCAGTTAAACAAATCCTCCGTTCTGCTCAACAAATTTATCAGCGTGCTGAATGTACACCTAGAAAAGCAGAAGCATTTCAAATTCTGCACTGATatatttttcgtaaaaaatttaaggcTGAGCTTTTTGGAAGCATCGAAGCCGTGGATTTTCTACTGGTGTATTCACACTATCTACATCTTGCATAACGATTTTGAGATTGAGCAAAAGTTAGGTAAGACCACCTTTTGTTACATAAAACAGTGCGTCTTCGtctatttaaataaaataaaaaacgaaaatggaGCCTTCGGAGGTGGACTAAATCAGTACACCCACATCGCCACTACGTACGCGGCGGtatgtgtatttatataCCTACACgatgaggaaaataattttttaagctttctcgataaacaaaaattacacTCCTATATTCTTAAGTTAAAATGTAAAGATGGTTCATTTCgattacacaaaaatggggagataGACATGAGAGGCACCTACTGTGCTATTGCAGTCTGTTCCATGTGTCACATCCTAACtaatgaagtaaaaaaaaatgtggaaaaatatattctgtCCTGTCAAAATTACGAAGGCGGATTTACAAGTGAGAAATTTCAGGAAAGTCACGGAGGTTATACCTATTGCGCCTTAGCTACGCTATGCATTCTAGGAAAGGTTCAAAAAGTGAATATGAATAAGTTAGTACACTGGCTAATTAACAAACAAGGGAACTTAGAGGGCGCGTTTATGGGAAGAACCAATAAGCTAGTGGACGCTTGCTACTCATTCTGGATTGGagccattttctttttaataaacgaAATGCATATATTGAAGCACTTCCTGCagagttgcaaaaaaggaaataaaaaaaagcataatcACGGGAGAGACCAAATTGTGGATAACACGGATTTCCCCAATTTTAATGAGCCAAGCAAGTGTGAAAAAACGAATGTAATGGGAAGCAGCTCAAATGGGGCAAAAGGTGAGCATCTCCCTACTGACACAGCGGATAACCATCAAACGGGTAACAAAGCTAAGGGCAGTCATCACTCCGACTGCTTCGAGGCGTCTTCCAAATCGGGTCACATGGGTGGGAAGAACCCCCCCATGACAACTCAAATGCGTAAAGAACAAAACAACtttgaaaattacaaaaataaattcttgcaaaaaaaagtcatgTTTAATATGAATTTCTTAAAGCTCTATTTGCTCGTATGCTCTCAAAGCAATAAGGGCGGCATGAAGGACAAGCCGATGGAAAAAGTTGATTATTATCATACGTGCTATGCCTTAAGTGGACTATCCATAATAGAAAACTACATGTCGTCACATACGCCAGACGATGAGACGTACAATACGGACCATAGAAACCACCTGAACAAAATTCACATCCTTTACAATATAACCGTTTCAAAGGTATACAAAAGTTACACCTacttttctccctctttccCGCTAAGTGAAAACAAGATTAATCCCCGA atttttaaaacaaGCAGTTCTTCCACCATGcaaggagaaaagaaaaataatttcctatTCAATTGCTTAAAATCGTTAAAAAGTACCTTAGTGCCAAGTTTTCAAGTAGCAAg ATGTGATGCgccaaaaatgtggagaTTAGCCATGGGCGGGGTAGACCCAGCCACACCTCAAGCGGAGTCCCTTATCAATTTTCACAACCACACAGTAACGTATATggtttttattatgtttacCGTCCTAATGTCCCTAAAGAGGTAA
- a CDS encoding hypothetical protein, conserved (encoded by transcript PVX_092965A) yields the protein MYDDIKKKKSENRKKKKKGDKEKNSPSNENESENAKKGVKKNGGNVTNIMECESANVNKNCEDYTNQQKCPSHNGTPKPEMREGTNDDQNRYYIFEELIFNEDMKKKVRHYTWFYYFENLVLKLDNFVTQILNYSYHILNNMTTPSNSGGINNKRNILLVQSTHTVKLVNRRNRKKKFTSSFNHNSFKRIEQIVMQKKEINTNSKIDKNELKILNYLKKQNIKSMIYINDIFEPQFFSILFLVHTTEEKEIANFISKQNDVTEHSPNENVQKLDCNEYGILRGYDIILLRYSYEIIYFYKNSKATASYTNHIYNQANQHGKITKKNHQKSKKKEENDHAKEQVPRETNNNTLNKNIIEKNKYHTMLTWRNYLNDSNELKQCVVLDALNICSGMDGYIDGENFNFDVLVNDAYSYLVKYKTKLSIFRLIYAVTSLLKSQMRPIIYIPHWWYHDIPFCENNIIESGDFHLFVFKELEKDGFLKIGNKNKDSSVLTMDEKDTDLFVELAIEENAILCTNNNDIIKYYIDICENAKVSKFIAKGTFFMLANFL from the exons ATGTATGAtgatataaagaaaaaaaaaagcgaaaaccggaaaaaaaaaaaaaaaggagataaggaaaaaaacagcccttccaatgaaaatgaaagcgAAAACGCTAAAaagggtgtaaaaaaaaacgggggaaaTGTAACCAATATAATGGAATGCGAAAGCGCGAACGTAAATAAAAACTGTGAGGATTACACAAACCAGCAGAAGTGCCCATCGCATAACGGCACCCCCAAACCCGAAATGCGCGAGGGTACAAATGATGATCAAAATAGGTATTACATTTTCGAAGAgttaatatttaatgaagacatgaaaaaaaaagtacgccATTACACATGGTTTTACTACTTTGAAAATCTGGTGTTAAAATTGGACAACTTTGTAACCCAAATATTGAACTACTCCTACCACATTCTTAACAACATGACCACCCCCTCAAACAGTGGTGGCATAAATAACAAGCGTAACATACTCCTAGTGCAGTCAACGCACACAGTCAAACTGGTAAATAGGaggaataggaaaaaaaaattcacatcCAGCTTTAACCACAATTCATTTAAGCGCATAGAACAAATAGTtatgcagaaaaaagaaataaacacAAACAGCAAAATAGATAAAAACGAGTTGAAAATTCTaaactatttaaaaaaacagaacaTAAAAAGTATGATTTATATTAACGACATTTTTGAGCCACAAttcttttctattttgtttttagtCCACACAacagaggaaaaagaaattgccAATTTTATTAGCAAACAAAATGACGTAACAGAACATTCCCCGAATGAAAACGTCCAAAAATTAGATTGTAATGAGTATGGGATACTCAGAGGGTATGATATTATCCTCCTAAGGTATTCGTACGagattatttatttttacaaaaatagtAAAGCGACAGCAAGTTATACTAATCATATATACAATCAGGCCAACCAGCATggaaaaattaccaaaaaaaatcaccaaaagagcaaaaaaaaggaagaaaatgatcATGCAAAGGAGCAGGTGCCAAGGGAAACTAATAACAACACGCtcaataaaaacataatagaaaaaaacaaatatcaCACCATGCTCACATGGAGGAACTACTTAAACGACTCGAATGAATTAAAACAGTGTGTTGTGCTGGATGCACTAAACATATGTTCCGGAATGGATGGATATATTGACggagaaaattttaactttGACGTTTTGGTAAATGACGCGTACTCCTACTTGGTGAAATACAAAACGAAGCTGTCCATCTTCCGGTTGATATACGCCGTCACGTCCCTGCTGAAGAGCCAAATGCGACCAAtt ATATATATTCCCCACTGGTGGTACCATGACATAcctttttgcgaaaataATATCATCGAATCGGGAGATTTCCACTTATTCGTTTTTAAG gAATTAGAAAAAGACGGGTTCCTTAAAATTGGGAATAAAAACAAAGATTCTTCTGTGCTAACCATGGATGAAAAGG ATACCGATTTGTTTGTCGAGCTGGCCATAGAGGAAAACGCAATCCTCTGCACGAATAATAACGATATCATTAAATACTACATTGAC ATTTGTGAAAATGCGAAAGTCTCCAAGTTCATTGCAAAGGGGACCTTTTTTATGCTGGCCAACTTTCTTTAA